Genomic window (Streptomyces sp. TG1A-60):
CGGCCGCGCCCGCGACAGGCACAGCGAGGGCGGGATTACGCGGCAGGAGCCGGGTGAAGACCGATTCCGGCACGAAGGCTCCGATCGCCGCCGACACCAGTGTCCCGAGCAGCAGGAACGGCACGCCCTGGACGACCACCGCGGTGAAGACCGTCCACCAGGCGGATACAGCCGGGGTGTAGAGGTCGAGGGCGACCACCGGGCCGAGGACCGAGCCGACCGTCGCGATGGCGACGAGCGCGAGGCCGCCCAGCACGACGTGGACCAGGGTTCGGGTGACCAGCCAGAACCCGTCGGCCAGATAACGCACCCGCTCGTGACTCTGATGGCTCACCGCGCCTGTTGCTCCCCGCCTCGCCCCGTGCGTCGAACCGCGCCAACGTAGCGTCCGCTGGATGTCAGGGGGCGGAGTGTGCCGAGGGTTGACAGAAACCGGGCGCACGCCCTCGACATGTGGTACCGCGTCAGGACAAGCGACCAACCCCCGTCAGAGACTGCGGCGAGGACCGTCGATACCCGGAAAAGGATGGACGCCACAGACGTCGTAGCCCGGGGTTATGAGCCATCGCGCCGCCGGCGGTGCGGCCGTATCAGAAGTTGTCCACGAGCCAGGTCGCCGCAACCAGCAACACCGCGGCGGAGGACAGCACCACGATCGCCGCGGCAACCCGGCGGGGAATCCTGTTCATCGCGTCCCACCTCGCCGCTGAGTGCGTCGTGCTGGTCCTGGGTGTCGACGATGCCGGGGCCGGCGGTGTCGAGGGCCAGCGTCGAGCCGGGAAAGCGAGTGGCCAGCAGGTCGATGACGTGATGGACGTCCGCCTCGGTCAGGAAGGGCAGGACGGCTTCCGCGACGAAGAGGTACGGGCCCCCGGAGTGAGCGGCGACGGCGTCCGCCCATGCCTCGTCCGAAACCGAGGCGGCGATCATCGTGCGGCGTGGCGTGTCGGTGAAGAAGCCTCGGCGCAGCGCGATCACGTCGGGCAGGTCGAGGTCGACCACGTCCGCCGCGCTCACCGCGAGCACGTGCCCGAACAGGAACGACGAGAGGTCCGTCGTCCAGCTGTCGCGCGTGGACACCAGCACGATGCCGAGCCCGAAGGCGAAGGCGAAGAACACGCCGATGACGGTGTCCTCCTTCAGCCGCCGGTTCTGGGAGACGAAGGCGATCAGCACCGCCGTGGTGATACCGGCCGCGGCGCCGCCGAGCAGAAGGTTGCCCTCGAAGGCGTAGGCGAGTGCGACACCCGGGAACGCGGAGTGGGCGACGGCGTCGCCGATGAACGCCATACCGCGCAGCACGACATACACCCCGATCACGCCGCACACCAGGCCGATGATCGCAGCCACGGCGAAGACCCGCTGCATAAAGGGAAGTTGCCAGGGATCGGTGAAGAAGGCGATCAGGTCGCTCATGACGCGGTCACCGTGCCGATCGCGCGGTCGAGGCCGAAGGCCCGCAGCATCTGGTCGGGGTCGGCGAGGAGTTCGGGGCCGCCCTCGGCGACGACCGTGCGGTTGATCAGCGCCACCCGGTGACAGGTGCGGGCGGCGGACGCCAGGTCGTGGGTGGTCATCAGCAGCGCCTTGCCTTCCGCGGCCAGCCGGCGGAACAATTCGTTCAACAACTCCTGGGTGGGGACGTCGACTCCGGTGAACGGCTCGTCCAGGAGCAGGATGCTCGGGCCGGCGGCCAGCGCTCGGGCCACCAGGACCCGCTGCCGCTGGCCGCCGGACAGCTCGCCGATGGGGCGCCGCCGCAGCTCGGCCAGCCCGGTCAGCTCCAGTGCCTCGTCCACAGCAGCCCGGTCGGCCGCGCCCGGGCGGCGCAGCCAGCTCATCTGCCGAGTACGGCCGGTGAGGACCGCGTCGGCGATGCCGGAGAGCAGAGCAGCGCTCGCCGCGACCAGTGCGGCGATGGTGGTGGTGCGTCTGGGGTGGCCCCGCATGGGGCTCCTCCTTCTCTTGAACACGACCGGACACGACAATGCCGCGTACGACGGACCGGGTGGCTGCCATGCGCCGGTCCGTCGTACGCGGAGCTTTCACTGGGCGGTACGACGATGCCGTAGGCGTACGAGGAACACCGCGCCGCCACCGAAGAGCACCGCGACCATGGCGACGCCGGCCAGCACGGCGCCTTGCGCGCCGGTGGAGGCGAGGCTGCCCGTCGGTGAGGTGTCGCTGCCGCCGGTCGACGAGGTTCCGCCGGTTCCGGAGGTGGTGGAGCCCGAGTCCGTCGCCGAAGCCGAGGCGCTCACCGAGTCCGACGGGGACGCGGGCGCGGTCGGCGTCCCGGAGACTGGGTCCGACTGCGACGGTGACGGGGGGTCGTCGGCGTCGCCGTCGCCTCGTCCCGGGCCCCCGGCTTCACATGCAGCACGACCTTCTCGGGCTCGAACCACTCGAAGTCCCGCGCCGTGCCCTGCTTGATCTGGAACTGCAGCGAACCGTCCACCGGTCGCGCCGCCAGATCGAGATGCCCGTTGTCGATCACTTGGGCGGCGGGGGCGCTCGGGGTGGGAGTGCCGCTGTCCGGAGGAGAGGCCGTGGGGGTCGTACCGTCGCCCGGCAGCACGTCGGCCGGGTCGACGTCATCGCCGACGACCACGGCCAGCGTCTCGGTGTCCGAAGCGCCACCGCTGGTCACGGTGAAGGTCAGCCGGTAGACGCCCTCCGCTGTGAAGTGCCAGATGGGAAGCAGCCGTTCGGCATCGGCCGGCAGGGTGAAGGCGCGCTGGACGGAGGCGACACTGCCGAGGTACGGGATCGCCGGGGCGTCCTCGTTGTCCATCTCGCGGGTGTACATGGCAAGTCCGAAGTCCCCAGGGCCTTCGTACTTGGACAGCGTGACCTCGGTGTCCCCTCCCGCCTTGGAGCCGTTCCAACCGGGCTCCGGCGCGAAGATGTTCTCCGCCTCCCAGCCGTTGAGCTGCCAGGAGTCCAGGTTCGTGGTGCCGAGCGCGGTGGCCACCGGGTCAAAGGTGGTCTGCAGGGACGCCTGCACCGTGTGCAGCACCACGTCCTTCGGCTCGCGCACGACCGTCGAAGTGCCGCTCCGGTCGTCGATCTGCAGTTGTAGCTTCCCGCTGACCAGCCGGGGCGTGAAGTCGAGTTCGCCCTCGTCGAGGACGACGGCACCGCCGGCGGCGCGGGCTGCGCCGCTACCGCCGGCGACCAGCCCTGCCGCGCCCAGGAGCACCGCGGTCGCCACAGCGAGAGCCGCGGCCGTGAAGGCGCGTCTGTCGCGCGTCAGGGCCCGCATCACGAGCTGACGACGACGGTGTACGTCTCGGTGGCCGACTCGGTCACTCCTCCGACCGTGCCCTGGACCCTGAACGTGAGCCGGTAGGTACCGGCCTGCTCGAAGGCCCAGTTGGCGTGGTTGTGGGTGGCGACGGCGAAGGTCCGGGACTTGAAGCTCGTGGTGGCGGTGTTGCTGTCGGTGAGGCCGTGATCCGGGCCGCGGCAGCCGCAGGGGTGACGACGAGGGTGAGCACCGGCAACGCCCCCACGATCTGCACCGACAGCGCGACCGCGAGTCCCAGCACGATGACGAAAGCGAACGACAGCGCACGGACCGGGACCCCACGCGCCTCGGCCACCTCCGGGTCTGCGCTGACGAACACGAGCGCCCGCCACATGACCGCCAGTGCCACCAGCACGACGGCCGACGTACCGAGCAACCAGGACATCTGCGGGGTGTCGACGGCGACGATCTGTCCGGTGAGGATGCCGAACTTGTTCGCCGCCCTGTCCTCGTACAGGGCGAGGAAGAGCACGCCGAGGCCGAGGCCGAACGGCATGATGGTGCCGATCACCGAGTTGCGGTCCCGGGCACGTGCGCCCAGGACACCGATGGTGCCGGCCGCGATCAGGGATCCGACGATCGAGCCGGCCACGATGTTCACGCCCAGCAGCAGCGCGGCCGAGGCTCCGGCGAACGACAACTCGCTGATCCCGTGTACGGCGAACGGCAGGTCCCGCATGATCGCGGAAACCCCCACCAGGCCGCCGACCATGCCGAGTGCGACGCCGGCGATGAGGGAGTTGCGGACCAGGGCGAGCAGCTCACTGTAGTTGTCGAAGTCGAAGATCTGCTGCCAGATCCCGTCGGCGAGGGTCATGGCCGTGCTCCGCGCGGCAGTTCGGGGTGGTGCGGCGGCTCGGCCACCTCGCCGGGGACGCCCATGACCGTGAACTCCCGTCGTCGCGAAGCCCGTACCGTCTGGCCCCCAGTCCACACATGAGCTAACGTTCATTCAGATATGGATGTCATTTTCATTAAGCTGGGCACTGGAGGTGACACTTAGTGTGAGCGACCCGAGGACCCAACAGCGGCCCACCCGGCAACGCTCGGCCCTTCTTGAAGCTCTCGCGGCCAGCCACGACTTCGTCTCCGCTCAGGAACTGCACGCGCGCATGACCTCCGAAGGAACAGGCATCGGGCTGACCACCGTGTACCGCGCGCTGCGCGACCTGGAGGCCACCGGCGCGGTCGATGTCGCACAGGCGGTCGCCGGTGAACGGCTCTACCGGTGGCGGCCCGGCGACAGTCACCGCCACTACCTGATCTGCCGCGCCTGCGGCCACAGCAGGCCGGTGGACTCCGAGGTTGTCGAGGAGTGGGCCGGACGCATCGCCTCCGACTCCGGATTCGCCGCAGTAGAACACACCGTCGAACTCACCGGCGTCTGCGCCGGCTGCCAATCCGCCACCGAGTGAGGAGAACTGCCGACACGCCCCGGCGGAGTACACGAGCAGACCACACTCGAACGCTGAACAAGATCCACGACCTCCTCGGCCAGGGCGTCGGCCTCCTCGACTGCTCCCGCCGCCTGGGCCTGGCCCTGAACACCTTCAAACGCTACGCCCGCATGCCCGAAACCCTGCGCCCGAAGGAAACGACCCTGCTGGAGGAGATCGCTGCGGCCTGCCCGGAGATGACCGCACTCGCCGATCTCGTACGCGGCTTCGCCACCCTGCTGAAACCGGCCGAGGGCAACGACGTGAAACTCACCGAGTGGATCACGACCGCCCGTGCCACCGACCTGCCTCACCTGCGCAGCTTCACCAACGGTCTCGAAATCGACCGGTCCGCCGTGAACGCCGGCCTCACGTTGCGCTACCACAACGGCCGCACCGAAGGCGTCAACACCCGCACCAAGAGGACCATGAGGCAGATGCACGGACACGCCGGATTCGACCTCCTCCGCCACCGCATCCTTCT
Coding sequences:
- a CDS encoding Fur family transcriptional regulator, with product MSDPRTQQRPTRQRSALLEALAASHDFVSAQELHARMTSEGTGIGLTTVYRALRDLEATGAVDVAQAVAGERLYRWRPGDSHRHYLICRACGHSRPVDSEVVEEWAGRIASDSGFAAVEHTVELTGVCAGCQSATE
- a CDS encoding choice-of-anchor M domain-containing protein; this encodes MRALTRDRRAFTAAALAVATAVLLGAAGLVAGGSGAARAAGGAVVLDEGELDFTPRLVSGKLQLQIDDRSGTSTVVREPKDVVLHTVQASLQTTFDPVATALGTTNLDSWQLNGWEAENIFAPEPGWNGSKAGGDTEVTLSKYEGPGDFGLAMYTREMDNEDAPAIPYLGSVASVQRAFTLPADAERLLPIWHFTAEGVYRLTFTVTSGGASDTETLAVVVGDDVDPADVLPGDGTTPTASPPDSGTPTPSAPAAQVIDNGHLDLAARPVDGSLQFQIKQGTARDFEWFEPEKVVLHVKPGARDEATATPTTPRHRRSRTQSPGRRPRPRPRRTR
- a CDS encoding LPXTG cell wall anchor domain-containing protein, with product MSASASATDSGSTTSGTGGTSSTGGSDTSPTGSLASTGAQGAVLAGVAMVAVLFGGGAVFLVRLRHRRTAQ
- a CDS encoding ATP-binding cassette domain-containing protein; the protein is MRGHPRRTTTIAALVAASAALLSGIADAVLTGRTRQMSWLRRPGAADRAAVDEALELTGLAELRRRPIGELSGGQRQRVLVARALAAGPSILLLDEPFTGVDVPTQELLNELFRRLAAEGKALLMTTHDLASAARTCHRVALINRTVVAEGGPELLADPDQMLRAFGLDRAIGTVTAS
- a CDS encoding metal ABC transporter permease, which encodes MTLADGIWQQIFDFDNYSELLALVRNSLIAGVALGMVGGLVGVSAIMRDLPFAVHGISELSFAGASAALLLGVNIVAGSIVGSLIAAGTIGVLGARARDRNSVIGTIMPFGLGLGVLFLALYEDRAANKFGILTGQIVAVDTPQMSWLLGTSAVVLVALAVMWRALVFVSADPEVAEARGVPVRALSFAFVIVLGLAVALSVQIVGALPVLTLVVTPAAAAARITASPTATPPPRASSPGPSPSPPTTTPTGPSSRPVPTGSRSGSRARSEE
- a CDS encoding metal ABC transporter permease; the encoded protein is MSDLIAFFTDPWQLPFMQRVFAVAAIIGLVCGVIGVYVVLRGMAFIGDAVAHSAFPGVALAYAFEGNLLLGGAAAGITTAVLIAFVSQNRRLKEDTVIGVFFAFAFGLGIVLVSTRDSWTTDLSSFLFGHVLAVSAADVVDLDLPDVIALRRGFFTDTPRRTMIAASVSDEAWADAVAAHSGGPYLFVAEAVLPFLTEADVHHVIDLLATRFPGSTLALDTAGPGIVDTQDQHDALSGEVGRDEQDSPPGCRGDRGAVLRRGVAGCGDLARGQLLIRPHRRRRDGS